Within Streptomyces sp. SS1-1, the genomic segment GCGGCGGTTGTCGACGGGGATGCCGACGGTCGCCGGGTCGACGCGGGAACGCCGGATGCGCAGGAAGCTCGCAAGATCCTCCATGTCCTCAGTATGGCCCGGCGCCGGCCGGCCCGGTGGCCGTGAGGGTGGTCCTGCCGTTACCAGGAAGTCGTGTCCGGCGGTCACGGCGGCCCTGAACAACGGGCGTCGTGGCGCCCAGGATCGAAGGCGACCGATCCGACGAGGAGTTGTCATGAAGACGCTGATCGTGCACGCCCATCCGGAGCCGACGTCGCTCAACGGCTCGCTGAAGGACCTCGCGGTGTCCACGCTGGAGGGCGCCGGACACGAGGTGCGGGTGAGCGACCTGTACGCGATGAACTGGAAGGCGGCCGTGGACGCCGCGGACTACGGAGCCGAGGGCTCGGGCCGGCTGGACGTCGTCCGGGACTCGGGGCGGGCCTTCGACACCGGGACGCTCACCGCGGACGTGAAGGCCGAACAGGAGAAACTGCTGTGGGCGGACACGATCGTCCTCCAGTTCCCGCTGTGGTGGTACTCGATGCCCGCGATCCTCAAGGGCTGGGTGGACCGGGTGTTCACCCGGAACTTCGCCTACGGCGTGGGCGAGCACAGCGACACCCGGTACGGGGAGCGGTTCGGCGAGGGCACCCTCGCGGGGCGCAGGGCGCTGCTGTCGGTGACGGTGGGCGGCCATGAGTCGCACTACGCGGCGCGCGGGATCAACGGCCCCATCGACGACCTGCTGTTCCCGATCCAGCACGGCATCCTGTACTACCCGGGCGTCGAGGTGCTGCCCCCGTTCGTGGTGTACGGCGCCGACCGGCTGACCGACGGCGACTACCCGGACGTCGCCAAGGCGTGGCGGCAGCGCCTGCTCACCCTGGAGTCGACCGAGCCGATCCCGTTCCGGCCGCAGAACTCCGGCGACTACGAGATGCCGTCACTGCACCTGAGGCAGGGGCTGGAGTCCGCCGGCCGTTCCGGGTTCGGGCTGCACCGACGGGGGTGAACCCTCCGCGAGGGCCCGGGATGAGCGGGCGCCGTCAGTCCGCGTCGGCCGGAAGCGCGTACAGCTTCGGCAGGTTGACCACGATGGCCTCCTGCGTGCTGCGGGCGATGACGACGACCGCCTCCTCGGAGGGGTCCGGGTTCTCCTCGCGGTGCGGCACGAACGGCGGGACGAAGATGTAGTCGCCGGGGGAGGTGCGCAGCCGTACCTCCTCCGCCTGGTCGCCCGTGCCGTCGATGAAGACGAACTCGGGGTGTCCGCTCACCACGTGGATGGCGGTCTCCGACTCGCCGTGGTGATGGTCGGAGGAGGACGTGGCGGGGGCGACGTGGGTCTGGCCCATCCACAGCTTCTCGGACCCCACCGTCCTCCCGCTGACGGCGGCGAACCTGCGCATGCCGCCGGTCTGCGCGGTGTCGCCGTCGAGGGCGTCGGCACGGATGTGGTGCAGACGGGCGCGCAGGGGTGTCGTCGCGGGGGTCGGTGTGTCGTGCAGGTGCGGGTGGAAACCCTCGCCGGGGGTCGTCAGCGGCTCACTCATGGCGGCGACGCTAGAGCCGCCGCGAAAAGGATGTCAACAGGTGTCCATTCCCGTTCACCTGCGGCAATGTTCCCGCAATGTTGCCGCAGAGGTCGCGCGGGGCCGTCATGCGCGGGCCGGGTCAGGCATGATGGGCGCATGCATATCTCCGCGAAGGCGGACTACGCCGCACGGGCCCTTCTCGAGCTCGCCCGTGAACCCTCCCGCCCGCTCACCTGCGAGGCCATCGCCTCCTCCCAGGGCGTTCCGTTCCGCTTCCTGAAGTCGGTGGTCGGCGATCTGCGCAGGGCCGGACTCGTGCGCAGCCAGCGCGGCTGCGAGGGCGGCTACTGGCTGGGCCGGCCCGCCGACGAGATCACCCTGCTCGACGTGTCCCGCGCCGTGGACGGGGAGTTGATCACCCTGCGCGGCGCCCTGCCCGCCGACCTCGACTACCCGGGCGCCGCCGCGGGTCTGCCCGGCGTCTGGCGGCGCGTCGAATCCGACGTGGCGGCGATTCTGGGCGGGACGACGGTCGCGGCGCTGCTCCCCGACGACGTACGGGAGCGGCCGGCCCACCAGGGCGCCGCGTGACCTCCGCGCAGCAGCCCCCCGTGCTCGAAGTCGTCGAGTACACCGACCCGTTGTGCCCGTGGTCCTGGGGCGCCGAACCGGTCCTGCGCCTGCTGCGCACCACCCTGGCCGGCCGGGCCCGCTGGCGGCGCGTGTTCTGTGTCCTGTTCGACGAGGACGACGACCCCGCCCCCGACCCGGCCGCGGAGACCGCCTGGTACGCGCGCTACGTCGAGGACGTCACCGCCCACACCGGGGCCCCGCGCGCCGCGCGCCTGAGCCGGGTCGCCGCGTCCTCGTGGCCGTGCTCCCTGGTGGCCAAGGCGGCCGAACGGCAGGGCGCGGCGGTGGCCGACCGGGTGCTGCGAAGGCTGCGCGAGACGATGTTCGTTCACGGCGAGCCGGCGGACACACTCGAGCTGGCGCTGGCCGCCGCGCGGGGCGTGCCCGGCCTCGACGCGGACCGCCTGGCCGCCGACGCCGCCTCCGCCGACGTACCGGAACAGGTGCGCGCCGACCGGGCCGAGGCGCGGCGGCCGGTGCCCGAGGTGCTCTCCGTGCCGGGTGGCTCCCCGCATCCGGGCGCTGCCAAGGAGACCGCCGACGGCGGCCGCCGTTACGCCCTGCCGACCCTGCTCCTGCGGACCCCCGACGCGTACCGCGCCGTGCCCGGCTGGCGCTCCTACGACGCCTACGCGGCGGCCGTCGGCGCACTGTGCCCAGGGCTCCCGGGGACGCCCGTGACCCTCTCCGCGCAGCGGGCGCTGGAGCACCACCGCAGCCTCACCGACCCGGAGCGCGCCCTGCTCACGCACGGCCCCTGGCCGCCGGTCGGAGCGGTCCGCGTCGAGACCGGCAA encodes:
- a CDS encoding DsbA family protein, with product MTSAQQPPVLEVVEYTDPLCPWSWGAEPVLRLLRTTLAGRARWRRVFCVLFDEDDDPAPDPAAETAWYARYVEDVTAHTGAPRAARLSRVAASSWPCSLVAKAAERQGAAVADRVLRRLRETMFVHGEPADTLELALAAARGVPGLDADRLAADAASADVPEQVRADRAEARRPVPEVLSVPGGSPHPGAAKETADGGRRYALPTLLLRTPDAYRAVPGWRSYDAYAAAVGALCPGLPGTPVTLSAQRALEHHRSLTDPERALLTHGPWPPVGAVRVETGNGPLWRHPQEAEARPVTPPGPPLVH
- a CDS encoding RrF2 family transcriptional regulator, whose amino-acid sequence is MHISAKADYAARALLELAREPSRPLTCEAIASSQGVPFRFLKSVVGDLRRAGLVRSQRGCEGGYWLGRPADEITLLDVSRAVDGELITLRGALPADLDYPGAAAGLPGVWRRVESDVAAILGGTTVAALLPDDVRERPAHQGAA
- a CDS encoding NAD(P)H-dependent oxidoreductase — encoded protein: MKTLIVHAHPEPTSLNGSLKDLAVSTLEGAGHEVRVSDLYAMNWKAAVDAADYGAEGSGRLDVVRDSGRAFDTGTLTADVKAEQEKLLWADTIVLQFPLWWYSMPAILKGWVDRVFTRNFAYGVGEHSDTRYGERFGEGTLAGRRALLSVTVGGHESHYAARGINGPIDDLLFPIQHGILYYPGVEVLPPFVVYGADRLTDGDYPDVAKAWRQRLLTLESTEPIPFRPQNSGDYEMPSLHLRQGLESAGRSGFGLHRRG
- a CDS encoding cupin domain-containing protein — protein: MSEPLTTPGEGFHPHLHDTPTPATTPLRARLHHIRADALDGDTAQTGGMRRFAAVSGRTVGSEKLWMGQTHVAPATSSSDHHHGESETAIHVVSGHPEFVFIDGTGDQAEEVRLRTSPGDYIFVPPFVPHREENPDPSEEAVVVIARSTQEAIVVNLPKLYALPADAD